The following DNA comes from Candidatus Binataceae bacterium.
AGGAGTTTCTCGAGAGCCAGCCGTGGAGCGACGATCCGACTGCCAGCGCCAATCTCATCTCATGGCCGGGCGCGAGCACCGCCGACAAGCCGAAGAACGATTTCCTGTGCTTCACGCAGGACTTGATTCGCCTCAGATGGAATCACCAGGCCCTGCGGGGCGATGCGATCAACGTCTTTCACGTTCACGATCAGAATCGCGTCATCGCGTACCAGCGCTGGATTCCCGGCGCGGGCCTCGATGTCGTCGTGGTCGCGACACTCAGCGAATCGACATGGTGGGGCTACGAAATCGGATTTCCGAGCGGCGGCCAGTGGCTCGAAGTCTTCAATAGCGACGTCTATGACAACTTCCCGAACCCTGAAGCTGCCGGCAACGGCGGCGCGATCACGGCGTCAGGCGGTCCGATGCACGGCCTGCCCGCGTCAGCATCGGTCGTCATCCCGGCCAACGGCGTTGTGGTATTCGCGCGCGACACTTCCGACTGACGCTGCTTGTCTGGTTTCGCTTGATCAGATAATCCCCGAACACGACAACTTCGAGTGAGGTTTCGATCATGGCAGAACTCAGAAATCGCCAATGGCTGCTCGCGGCCCGTCCGCAGGGCATGATCAAGGAAAGCGACTTCAAGTGGAATGAAACCGCGACGCGCGCGCTCAAGGACGGCGAGCTGCTGGTGCGCAACCTCGCCTTCTCGTTCGATCCGACGCAGCGCGGATGGATGTCGATGGATACCTACATGCCTGCGATTCCAATCGGCGAGCCGATGAAAGCCGGCACCGTCGGCCAGGTCGTCGAGAGCAAGCGCGACGGATTCGCCAAGGGCGACCTCGTGCAGGGCCTCTTCGGATGGGAGGATTACACCATCACGAGCGGCGCCGGCATCATGGGCTTGCAGAAGCTGCCCGCGGGCACCGATCCGCTCCTCGCGCTGTCGCTGCTCGGCACCACGGGCTTGACCGCATATGTCGGCCTTCTCGATTGCGGTCTACCCAAGGCAGGCGAGACCGTCGTCGTATCAGGTGCCGCGGGCGCGACCGGCTCCGTCGTCGGCATGATCGCGAAGATCAAAGGATGCCGCGTGGTTGGAATCGCGGGCGGCCCCGAGAAGTGCAAATGGCTCACGGCGGAAGCAGGCTTCGACGCCGCGATCGATTACAAGAATGAAAACGTCGGCGATGCGCTGGCGCGGACCTGCCCGAAAGGCATCGACATCTATTTTGATAACGTCGGCGGCGAGATCCTCGACCTCGTGCTGATGCGTCTCGCGTTCCGGGCTCGCGTCGTACTC
Coding sequences within:
- a CDS encoding NADP-dependent oxidoreductase produces the protein MAELRNRQWLLAARPQGMIKESDFKWNETATRALKDGELLVRNLAFSFDPTQRGWMSMDTYMPAIPIGEPMKAGTVGQVVESKRDGFAKGDLVQGLFGWEDYTITSGAGIMGLQKLPAGTDPLLALSLLGTTGLTAYVGLLDCGLPKAGETVVVSGAAGATGSVVGMIAKIKGCRVVGIAGGPEKCKWLTAEAGFDAAIDYKNENVGDALARTCPKGIDIYFDNVGGEILDLVLMRLAFRARVVLCGAISQYNEAAGIAAHPPKNYFNLLFQNARMEGFLVFHFSDKFPQAIADMSKWLAEGKIINKIDLAEGLENAPKTIIRLFTGANFGKQLLKVANPQ